AAAACCAACCTCTAATTCGGTTTCTGTATTACAATCGTAACAAGGAATTTTCATGCTTTATCGGTTAATTTCAAAATCTTTAATAATCTTTGCTTCAAAATAGCTGATATAATCTGCCGTGACACTGCGTACTTTGTGTGAGTTATCCTGAAGATAATTACACAAATAAACATCTAATGTAAGCTGATTGTATTCTGGCCAGGTATGTATACAAATATGGGATTCTTTAAGACAGAATGAAATTGTAAAGCTTTTGTTTTCAAAATCATGTACTACTACTCCAACTTTTTCTAAGCCATATTTTTCTAAAATAGAATTTGTAACAGTAACAAAATCATTACTATTCGTAAGCAGTTCCGTTTTATCGACTTGTAAAGTAACCAGTTTATGAAGTCCCGGCGAATAAGGAGGTAAATCCATTCAAATATTTATATAACAGCTGCCAAATATATAATAATTTCTCTAATAATATAATGCAGAAAAGAGAATGGTTTTGCATTCACGAACTGCAGCTATATCTTTAAGAAAAATAATGTTATTTACTGGCAAAGCAAACATTCCTGTGTTTGTTCGTACGATTTACACCAATTTGATTTCTTTACAATATAAGAACTTCTATTGATCTGTTTTCGAACAGTTTGCAGCTGATTCAAGGCTTCGGAATTTGAATTATATCCCATCAAGACGGTTCTGTAAATATTATTCTTTTTAACTATAGCCGAATTAGGATTTATTCGCACCGCTTTACTTAATTCTGTATTGGCTTCTGTAATTAAATTATCGCCTCCTGCAATTATATAATATTCAACAGGAGATTCTGTACTCGATAAAGGCGTTTCAAATAATTCTATTTTCTTTTGGCTTTCTTCAATCTGTTTTATTTGAGATTTAGAAGGATTCGTTACCGTATCAGTTTTTATGCTCTGTTGTGCTTTTAGGTAATCGTCGTATTCCTTTTTAATTTCAGTATAATAATTCGTCCAAGATTTCTTCATTTCACCGCTTGGCGCCACTATCGATAAATATCTCACGAGCTGAAGTCTTACAAGTGAATTTTTTTCATCTTTAACATCATTTACATATCGGTCAAAATATTCGAGTTCTTTAATATCCTGATCTCTTTCTTTAAACAAATCACTCACTACTAAAGTAACGGTGCTTATGGCAAGTGTTACGATAACCCATTTGAAGTAATCGATAAATTTATCGAGATTTTCTGGCGCTATTTCGGCTTTTTTTATCAACCTGTATAAAATAACAAGAGACAATAATCCGATGAAAACAAAAAATAAATAAAGCCAAAACGAAACAATTCCTGTATTTGA
This is a stretch of genomic DNA from Flavobacterium endoglycinae. It encodes these proteins:
- a CDS encoding S-adenosylmethionine decarboxylase family protein gives rise to the protein MDLPPYSPGLHKLVTLQVDKTELLTNSNDFVTVTNSILEKYGLEKVGVVVHDFENKSFTISFCLKESHICIHTWPEYNQLTLDVYLCNYLQDNSHKVRSVTADYISYFEAKIIKDFEINR